Genomic DNA from Gemmatimonadaceae bacterium:
CGGGCACATGCAGGTGGCGGTGCGCGACGAGGGGCCGGGCATACCGGCGGACCTGCGCGCCCGCCTGTTCGAACGCTATACGGCGTCCGGCGTCGCCTCGGACCCCGGCGCGCACTCGGCGGGGCTGGGGCTGGCGTTCTGCGCGCTTGCCGTCAAAGCGCACGGGGGCTCCATCCGCGTGGAAAGCGGGGAGCCCCGTGGCAGCGTCTTCGTCGTCGAGCTTCCGACGAGGGCGGACGCGTAGTCTCGACGTTACGCCTTCTTCCCCGCTGCTCCCTCGAACTGGCTCGTGAAATTCCCCAGGAAGTAGTTCCACCCGCCCTCATGCCCCCTCGCCTGGTCGTTATCCGGCAGGCCCGAATGCACCAGCGTCATCAGGGTGTCGTCCCCCTTCTTTTGGAACGTCACGGTGACCGTGGACTCCACGCCCATGGTGTTGGGGGACATCCACGTATGCTGAATGCGCGCCCCGCGCTTCATCTCGGTGAACCGGCCGAAATGCGGGGTCTCCTTGAAACGCCAGTAGAACATCCCGTCCACCGCCGGATTCAGGATCAGCTTGGTGGACTCGTGCCAGGGCGTGCCCGGCGTCTCGGGGTTGAGCCACGCATCGTACACCTCGGTCGGTGAGGCTGGGATGGTCCGCTCCACCCTGATCTCGATGGTCTTCTTGTCGCTCGTCGTCATTTCTTCTTCTCCTTTTTCGCCTTCCTGGCCTTGAAGTGGTGTTCGAACTCGTCCAGCCGCTCGTTCCAGAACCGCTCGTACTCGTGCACCCATCCCGCGACCTCCCTGAGTGGCTCCGCCCGCAGTGAGATCATGACCTCGCGCCCGCGCTTCTCGCGCTCGATCAGCCCGGCCCGCTCCAACAGCTTCAGGTGCTTGGTCACCGCATTGAGCGCGGTGTCGAACTGATCGGCCACGTCCAGGAACCGGGCTGGCCCATGCGAGAGCTGCCGGATGATCGCCCGCCGGGAAGGATGAGAAATGGCCGTGAGCACGTTGGTGAGTTGATCCATGGCAAACATTATACCGTAGGGTGTAATAAATGGCAAGGGGCCAGACCGTGCGATGCGCCCCATTGGCCACGGGCCGGTCGACATCTCTCCCGGCGGCGCCGAACGCTACGGTGCCGTGGACGA
This window encodes:
- a CDS encoding ATP-binding protein — encoded protein: GHMQVAVRDEGPGIPADLRARLFERYTASGVASDPGAHSAGLGLAFCALAVKAHGGSIRVESGEPRGSVFVVELPTRADA
- a CDS encoding SRPBCC domain-containing protein — its product is MTTSDKKTIEIRVERTIPASPTEVYDAWLNPETPGTPWHESTKLILNPAVDGMFYWRFKETPHFGRFTEMKRGARIQHTWMSPNTMGVESTVTVTFQKKGDDTLMTLVHSGLPDNDQARGHEGGWNYFLGNFTSQFEGAAGKKA
- a CDS encoding metalloregulator ArsR/SmtB family transcription factor, which encodes MDQLTNVLTAISHPSRRAIIRQLSHGPARFLDVADQFDTALNAVTKHLKLLERAGLIEREKRGREVMISLRAEPLREVAGWVHEYERFWNERLDEFEHHFKARKAKKEKKK